AAAAGAGTTAAAGATTTGAATATAAAATTAAAGACACGATAGAAGGCATTACTTACTAATGTCTTCTGTCTAACGTCTTGAGTCTTCAAAGAATTATGGCAAAGAAAATAGCAATAGGAGGAGATCATGCAGGCTTTGAATACAAGGCAAAAATGATCAGCAAACTGGAATCACTGGGCTACGAAGTGAAGGACTTCGGTCCTTTCTCAGATGCTTCTGTGGATTACCCGGATTATGTGCATCCCTTGAGTTCTGCCATCGAAGCAGGTGAATTTGAGTTGGGCATAGTGATCTGTGGATCCGGAAATGGTGTGGCCATCACTGCCAACAAACACCAGGGAATCCGTGCCGCACTTTGCTGGAATGAAGACTTGGCAGCTTTGTGCAGACAGCATAACAATGCTAACGTTTTAGCTCTTCCTGCCCGTTTTATATCGTATGACCTGGCAGAAAAGCTAGCCGAGATATTCCTGACTACTGAATTTGAAGGAGGAAGACATCAGAATAGAGTGAATAAGATTGCTTGTAGCTGATGAACCTTTGCTATTCGTGAGACACGAACGGCGGCAAGAAGCTGGAAGACCGAAAAAGCCCAAACTTGAGACATCAGGTTTGGGCTTCTTTATGAACAGGGGATATTTAAGCTAGGCTTTTACAAGCTTGTATTTCCATTAGCAACTTCACTTGCCAAAATCAGCGCATTGTAGAGATTGGCGATTTTGCCGGATTTGGAGATTTCTGCGAAGGTTCTTTCAGCTCCTTCTGGACCGCCAACTTGAACTTTTACCGAAGGTGAAATGCCGGAATCCATAATGACTTGCTTCACCTGTGCTGCAGTAAGATTTGGGAAATAGGAGCGAATCATCGCTGCCAAGCCCGCAACTGCCGGTGCGGCCATGGATGTTCCTCCCTGGAATTCGTAGGAATCTCCCGGCATGGTAGAGTAGATCTGATCCCCAGGGGCGAAAATGTCCACATTTTCCTTTCCATAATTAGAGAAAACGGCGATCATACCTTCTCCGAATTGAGGTGTCAAAGCCCCTACAGTCAGGTAGTGATCGGAGAAATCTGCTGAAAGTCCTTCGGGGCTATCATTGGGGAAGTTTTGATTTTCCGGAGAATCCAAGTCCATACCGTCATTTCCTGCCGCATGCACAAAGAGTACATCCTTGGAAGCTGCATAGTTTAAGGCTTCGTACACCCATTCTGAATTGGGGGAAAAACCCTTTCCAAAGCTGGCATTGATCACTTTCGCTCCATTATCAGCCGCATAGCGTATGGCCAAGGCAATATCTTTGTCGTATTCATCACCATTGGGAACAGCTCTTACAGACATGATTTTCACGTTGCTGGCTACACCATCCACTCCTTTTTTATTATTTCGGGTGGCTGCGATAATCCCCGCTACGTGCGAACCATGACTTTCATCTGCGTATCTGGAATCGGGATTTCCATTTCCATAGTCCTGATCAGAATAGTCATAAGGATCATCTCCCAC
This genomic window from Algoriphagus sp. TR-M9 contains:
- the rpiB gene encoding ribose 5-phosphate isomerase B, producing the protein MAKKIAIGGDHAGFEYKAKMISKLESLGYEVKDFGPFSDASVDYPDYVHPLSSAIEAGEFELGIVICGSGNGVAITANKHQGIRAALCWNEDLAALCRQHNNANVLALPARFISYDLAEKLAEIFLTTEFEGGRHQNRVNKIACS
- a CDS encoding S8 family peptidase, with protein sequence MIKSKIQILAGLSMGLLVMGCNSSLVLTAPPISYADTSPKVAELSDEQSRHWGHLDLQKDTVPGMSVVRAYSELLKKKKGEEVIVAVIDSGIDLDHEDIKDVLWTNTGEKPGDGIDNDGNGYIDDIHGYNFLGESYNEQMEMARILRLKIGDEAYQEAAKKKLNEKLPEAQATLPQLKQIEAMVTMADKNIKTALGKENYTLADLQQYQPKNTQEERTVGILMQVITMGQEIPDAIKDLQDGIKYYEAQVNYNLNVDFNGRTPVGDDPYDYSDQDYGNGNPDSRYADESHGSHVAGIIAATRNNKKGVDGVASNVKIMSVRAVPNGDEYDKDIALAIRYAADNGAKVINASFGKGFSPNSEWVYEALNYAASKDVLFVHAAGNDGMDLDSPENQNFPNDSPEGLSADFSDHYLTVGALTPQFGEGMIAVFSNYGKENVDIFAPGDQIYSTMPGDSYEFQGGTSMAAPAVAGLAAMIRSYFPNLTAAQVKQVIMDSGISPSVKVQVGGPEGAERTFAEISKSGKIANLYNALILASEVANGNTSL